A window of Thermosynechococcus sp. NK55a contains these coding sequences:
- a CDS encoding filamentous hemagglutinin N-terminal domain-containing protein: protein MKKLLSVFLKGFGLTLSSIFLGSLNSQVVKALPQSPSVMHGQVFFGQSTPHQLHILQGSDKAIINWESFSIGTSEGVFFVQPSATAAALNRVTGLTPSSIAGQLSANGRIFLINPNGIAFLPTAQVDVAGLVASTLNIQDSDFMRGILRFEQMPGKPPASVINQGLITAKEAGFAALVAPAVQNSGIISARLGKVVLASGTTVSLDFYGDGLLSVTVDPKMAGQITDIYGNKLSSLIDNQGNITAPGGIVTLSAQAAGQVVNTVINTGGIIEAKYAENRNGVIILSGGSKGTVAVSGTLDVSGERGGKVEITGENVGLFGTAKVDASGEKAGGLIFVGGDYLGGRADKQRVNPALNAQNTFVSSQSILSADAKISGDGGEVIVWADNFTRFDGTITATGDNGGFVETSGKNILEVGSTARVDTTGRTGKTGTWLLDPLDLTIVPPGTDNSVTSSSPFKPTGGGSTLTDATINSALLNNNVVVTTVGTSGSANGDIIFDNNAYVNWATDKTFTVQAAGRIVMQPGAKVTSTWSTTGFDAIVFEANTAGTTTGGIQINNATLQTNGGNIKLTGKGGNTGYGVDIRRNANIISISGSIEITGYGGAGGSNNYGVYLSEGGRIQNKTGNIIINGFAGGTGTNNDGVFITTTPRYTPASPLPSPSRQTQITNIDGDIKIVGTADGSGSTDDGIAHWNALVQTTGQGNITYIGFSGTGTGSGNKDGLELQRHLQLYGGTNYSAKISATGSGNITLTGVLRGGNASDNAIKFGEPPGSAPDAGFVVQTNTGNICLVGEHTGTATSSSSDWMSIRAAGLTRTIQSMGGGNIILVGDRIQLDPVTPTTTLNSSGILVVQPHTVNRNIDLLGTASDITHLAFNAAEFGLTTNFSHIIFGREDGTGTVTVNGPIPITRSQHLSLRGGSINLNQQINLSGKTLGLFSKGGVVNQTEPFSAANLLLSGSGTFILNHPANNVNTIATAGSTGAITYRDQSALTVGSVSIPFVSTYSSCCTSSSITLTANGITTNNADVILRTNDLLTLDKASNLGSGNLTLISQGGVTQSGTGSITAGGLGLQGTGTFDLNNASNDVNTFAANVSGGVTFKDSNALIVVGSITSTVGTDSATTSGGLSTGGNDAIVETGNTLTLNANSNLGSGGNLTLISQGGVTQSGTGSITAGGLGLQGTGTFDLNNA, encoded by the coding sequence ATGAAAAAATTACTTAGTGTGTTCCTGAAAGGATTTGGTCTCACTCTGTCAAGTATTTTTCTAGGAAGCCTGAATTCCCAAGTGGTTAAGGCGCTGCCACAAAGCCCCAGCGTCATGCATGGTCAGGTTTTCTTTGGGCAAAGCACCCCCCATCAGCTCCACATTCTCCAAGGCAGCGATAAAGCGATCATTAACTGGGAGAGCTTCAGCATTGGCACCAGCGAAGGCGTCTTCTTTGTTCAGCCAAGTGCAACAGCAGCCGCGCTGAACCGAGTGACAGGGTTAACCCCCTCAAGTATTGCCGGTCAACTGAGCGCTAATGGTCGTATCTTTTTGATTAACCCCAACGGCATCGCCTTTTTGCCCACTGCTCAGGTGGATGTGGCGGGGTTGGTCGCCAGTACGTTGAATATCCAAGATAGTGATTTCATGCGGGGGATTTTGCGGTTTGAACAAATGCCGGGGAAACCGCCCGCCAGTGTCATCAATCAGGGGTTAATCACGGCCAAAGAGGCGGGTTTTGCCGCCTTGGTCGCGCCGGCGGTGCAAAATAGCGGTATCATTTCTGCGCGGTTGGGGAAAGTAGTTTTAGCATCAGGAACAACGGTCAGTTTAGATTTTTATGGGGATGGGTTATTAAGCGTAACCGTTGACCCGAAAATGGCCGGTCAAATTACGGATATTTATGGGAACAAATTAAGTTCACTGATAGATAACCAAGGGAATATCACCGCACCGGGGGGGATTGTCACCTTAAGCGCCCAAGCTGCCGGACAGGTGGTAAATACTGTGATTAACACCGGGGGAATTATTGAGGCGAAATATGCGGAAAACCGCAACGGAGTAATTATCTTATCCGGCGGTTCTAAAGGCACGGTAGCGGTGAGCGGCACGTTGGATGTGTCTGGGGAACGGGGCGGTAAAGTAGAAATTACGGGGGAAAATGTCGGGTTATTCGGTACGGCGAAAGTTGATGCCTCTGGGGAGAAAGCGGGCGGTTTAATTTTCGTGGGCGGGGATTATTTAGGTGGCCGGGCAGACAAACAGAGAGTTAACCCGGCTTTGAATGCCCAAAACACTTTTGTTAGCAGTCAAAGCATTCTGAGTGCCGATGCCAAAATTTCCGGCGATGGGGGTGAAGTCATCGTTTGGGCGGATAACTTTACCCGTTTTGACGGCACGATTACTGCGACAGGGGACAACGGCGGATTTGTGGAGACCTCCGGTAAGAACATCCTAGAGGTAGGCAGTACCGCTCGGGTTGATACCACCGGACGCACGGGTAAAACAGGCACATGGCTGCTTGACCCTCTTGACTTAACCATCGTTCCACCAGGAACGGATAATAGTGTCACCAGTAGCAGTCCCTTTAAACCCACAGGTGGCGGGTCAACTTTAACGGATGCAACGATTAACAGCGCCCTCTTGAATAATAATGTGGTAGTTACAACCGTAGGCACAAGTGGTAGTGCAAACGGGGATATTATTTTTGATAACAACGCCTATGTGAATTGGGCAACCGATAAGACTTTTACTGTGCAGGCCGCCGGACGGATTGTGATGCAGCCTGGCGCTAAGGTTACTAGCACCTGGAGCACCACCGGGTTTGATGCGATTGTTTTTGAAGCCAATACTGCGGGTACTACAACGGGCGGGATCCAAATTAATAATGCCACGTTGCAGACTAACGGAGGAAATATTAAGCTTACCGGTAAGGGAGGCAATACAGGATATGGCGTAGATATTCGTCGAAACGCAAACATTATTAGTATCAGCGGTTCAATTGAGATTACGGGTTACGGTGGCGCTGGTGGTAGTAATAACTATGGAGTTTACCTTAGTGAGGGTGGCCGCATTCAGAACAAAACCGGTAACATCATAATTAATGGTTTTGCTGGTGGCACTGGTACCAATAACGATGGCGTTTTTATTACAACAACACCGCGTTATACACCTGCAAGTCCATTACCATCGCCATCGCGACAAACTCAAATTACCAATATAGATGGCGACATAAAAATTGTAGGTACTGCCGACGGATCTGGGAGCACCGACGATGGCATTGCTCACTGGAATGCGTTGGTGCAAACCACAGGTCAAGGTAATATCACCTACATTGGTTTCTCAGGCACCGGTACCGGTTCAGGCAACAAGGATGGTCTAGAATTACAGCGGCATCTACAGTTATATGGCGGTACGAACTATAGTGCCAAGATTTCGGCAACAGGCTCAGGCAATATTACCCTAACGGGTGTTTTGCGCGGTGGTAACGCCAGCGATAACGCAATTAAGTTTGGGGAGCCACCAGGAAGTGCTCCTGATGCTGGTTTTGTTGTTCAAACAAATACAGGCAATATCTGCCTAGTTGGTGAACACACTGGCACTGCCACTAGTTCTTCTTCGGACTGGATGAGCATTCGTGCAGCAGGTCTCACTCGCACAATTCAAAGTATGGGTGGCGGCAACATTATTCTTGTTGGAGATAGGATTCAGCTTGATCCTGTTACCCCTACCACCACATTGAATAGCTCCGGCATTTTAGTTGTCCAGCCCCACACAGTAAATCGCAATATTGACCTTCTCGGTACCGCGTCTGACATAACTCATCTAGCGTTTAACGCTGCAGAGTTTGGTTTGACAACTAATTTTAGTCACATCATCTTTGGCCGCGAAGATGGCACAGGAACAGTTACAGTCAATGGTCCGATTCCGATCACTCGAAGCCAACACCTCAGCCTGCGAGGTGGTTCTATTAACCTCAACCAACAAATTAATTTAAGTGGAAAAACACTAGGTCTTTTCAGCAAGGGAGGCGTTGTCAATCAAACAGAACCGTTTAGTGCAGCTAACTTACTTTTATCGGGCAGCGGCACTTTTATCCTCAACCATCCCGCAAATAATGTCAACACCATCGCAACCGCTGGCTCAACCGGTGCGATTACATACCGAGATCAAAGTGCTCTTACGGTTGGCAGTGTCAGTATTCCTTTTGTTAGTACATATTCCAGTTGTTGCACCAGCTCATCGATCACCTTAACTGCTAACGGCATCACGACTAACAATGCTGATGTTATTTTGCGTACCAACGACCTACTCACCCTCGATAAGGCCAGCAACCTCGGCAGTGGCAACCTCACCCTGATTAGCCAAGGGGGAGTGACGCAGTCTGGTACCGGTAGCATCACTGCCGGTGGCCTGGGATTGCAAGGCACAGGCACCTTTGACCTGAACAACGCCAGCAACGATGTCAACACCTTTGCTGCCAACGTCAGCGGCGGCGTCACCTTCAAGGACAGTAATGCCCTAATCGTAGTTGGCAGCATTACCAGCACCGTGGGCACCGACAGCGCCACCACCAGTGGTGGCCTGAGCACGGGCGGCAACGATGCAATTGTGGAGACAGGGAATACCCTGACCCTCAATGCCAACAGCAACCTCGGCAGTGGCGGCAACCTCACCCTGATTAGCCAAGGGGGAGTGACGCAGTCTGGTACCGGTAGCATCACTGCCGGTGGCCTGGGATTGCAAGGCACAGGCACCTTTGACCTGAATAATGCA
- the rppA gene encoding two-component system response regulator RppA, which yields MRILFVEDDPEQLEPLSTALSHKGHLVDGVQEGETAQWLIQEKTYDLLILDWMLPKVSGVELCTQCRQQGKNTPILLLTAKDTTADKVMGLDAGADDYLIKPVDVMELLARVRALGRRSPQWLGDQLHLQDLVLDLSSMKLKRGDRTLLLSRREYQFLEFFLRHPGQVITREQLELNLWEWDNQPESNAVSTQIRRLRLRLEEVGCADWLETIYGMGYRLQANS from the coding sequence ATGCGGATTCTATTTGTAGAAGATGATCCTGAGCAACTGGAGCCATTGAGTACTGCGCTCTCCCATAAGGGGCATTTGGTAGATGGAGTGCAAGAGGGAGAAACCGCTCAATGGTTGATTCAGGAGAAAACCTATGACCTGTTGATTTTGGACTGGATGTTGCCTAAGGTGAGTGGCGTTGAGTTGTGTACCCAGTGCCGCCAACAGGGAAAGAACACGCCAATTCTGTTGCTTACTGCCAAGGACACCACTGCCGATAAGGTGATGGGGCTCGATGCAGGCGCCGATGACTATCTGATTAAACCGGTGGATGTCATGGAATTGTTGGCACGAGTGCGTGCCCTTGGTCGGCGATCGCCCCAATGGCTGGGAGATCAACTGCATTTACAAGATTTAGTCCTTGATCTATCCTCGATGAAGTTAAAGCGGGGCGATCGCACCCTCTTACTCTCAAGACGGGAATACCAGTTTTTAGAATTTTTCCTGCGTCATCCAGGCCAAGTGATCACTCGTGAACAATTAGAGCTAAATCTTTGGGAGTGGGATAACCAACCAGAAAGCAATGCAGTGAGTACTCAAATTCGGCGGTTGCGCCTGCGTCTTGAGGAAGTGGGATGTGCCGATTGGCTAGAGACAATTTACGGCATGGGCTACCGCCTGCAGGCCAATTCCTAA
- a CDS encoding cell wall metabolism sensor histidine kinase WalK, protein MLQELQLAAQRWQQLPPTRRGIVIIALPVCCLLGTVGVLMWFSASIASYERWVHHTQRVKIEGRELLNLLINAKTGVQGYQLTRQPGFLGPYHSAVAELPLTLENLENLIRDNPTQLAHFQQLKSLVTNVLDILAKHVTLQLNPFSEDATQRYYVAQQLEQAEQAMDRAHAAIDAFLMEEERLLLERQQRSETLRRMNSFVIVVAVVVGLGSSGLAIYWFQQLHQELDRRGRRLEAACDRLARFTANASHELRAPIAAILSHAQVGLLLAQEAPEQCQLRLEKIATLAKFMGQLVNDLLFLARYEGASSPNFTTSFELVTLLEQIAQEWQETCTANHAFHLELASISAVVRGDRDLIKQAILNLLHNAHRYTPAGGTITLRLEVAERFAVIEVRDTGMGISATALPHIFDYFYRDERVRQRGIHGSGLGLAIVRQIVDLHRGRVAVASQEDQGSTFSISLPLASN, encoded by the coding sequence ATGCTGCAGGAACTCCAGCTAGCAGCCCAGAGATGGCAGCAACTGCCCCCCACGCGGCGGGGGATAGTGATCATTGCGCTGCCAGTTTGTTGTCTTTTGGGTACCGTGGGGGTCCTGATGTGGTTCAGCGCCAGTATTGCTAGTTATGAGCGCTGGGTGCATCACACACAACGGGTGAAAATTGAAGGACGTGAACTATTAAATCTCCTCATTAATGCCAAAACGGGTGTACAGGGCTATCAACTGACTCGTCAGCCGGGTTTTTTGGGGCCCTATCATAGTGCTGTTGCTGAGCTACCCTTGACCCTAGAAAACCTAGAGAACCTAATCAGGGATAATCCTACACAACTGGCACACTTTCAGCAGCTCAAATCCCTAGTCACAAATGTCCTTGACATTCTGGCAAAACATGTTACGCTTCAGCTCAATCCATTCTCAGAGGATGCAACCCAACGCTACTACGTTGCTCAGCAACTGGAGCAGGCAGAACAAGCGATGGATCGCGCCCATGCAGCGATTGATGCATTTTTGATGGAAGAAGAACGGCTTTTGCTCGAACGCCAGCAACGCTCAGAAACATTGCGGCGAATGAATAGCTTTGTTATTGTTGTGGCGGTTGTTGTTGGACTAGGAAGTAGTGGCCTAGCCATATATTGGTTTCAACAGCTTCATCAGGAACTGGATCGACGGGGACGCCGCCTGGAGGCTGCGTGCGATCGCTTGGCTCGCTTTACGGCCAATGCGTCCCATGAATTGCGGGCACCCATTGCTGCTATCTTAAGCCATGCCCAAGTGGGACTCCTGCTGGCGCAAGAAGCCCCAGAGCAATGCCAACTTCGGCTAGAAAAAATAGCAACATTAGCCAAGTTCATGGGGCAACTAGTCAATGACTTATTGTTTCTCGCCCGCTATGAAGGAGCGTCATCTCCTAATTTTACAACATCTTTTGAATTAGTAACATTACTGGAACAAATTGCCCAAGAATGGCAAGAAACCTGCACAGCAAATCATGCGTTCCACCTTGAACTAGCCTCAATCTCTGCAGTGGTTAGGGGCGATCGCGACCTGATTAAACAAGCGATTCTTAATTTGCTCCATAATGCCCACCGCTATACGCCGGCGGGTGGAACAATTACCCTGCGCCTGGAAGTTGCAGAGCGTTTTGCTGTGATTGAGGTCAGGGATACCGGCATGGGCATTAGTGCCACGGCACTGCCCCACATTTTTGATTATTTCTACCGCGATGAACGGGTGCGGCAGCGGGGTATCCACGGTTCAGGACTAGGATTGGCAATTGTCCGCCAAATTGTGGATCTCCATCGAGGAAGGGTCGCTGTTGCCAGCCAAGAGGATCAAGGCTCAACCTTTAGCATTAGCCTACCCCTGGCCTCTAACTGA
- a CDS encoding bifunctional 4-hydroxy-2-oxoglutarate aldolase/2-dehydro-3-deoxy-phosphogluconate aldolase, producing the protein MLAQLQFLQPLPLIAVVRAPDPLQAIARAQVYLQAGFTSLEVTWTIPDAPIVLQQLRQDYPHCTIGAASLQTPPMVEEAIAAGAQFLVTPHTAIEVVPLAKDANCPLILGALTPTEVLYAWQSGATAVKVFPILAVGGASYLQALRPLFAEIPLIPCGGIGWEDVVPLWRAGAIAIAMGSQLGTDLTRLKQQVARAHQAYQALGQG; encoded by the coding sequence ATGTTAGCGCAGTTACAGTTCTTGCAGCCTTTGCCCTTGATTGCTGTGGTGCGCGCACCTGATCCGCTCCAAGCGATCGCCCGTGCTCAGGTCTATCTGCAAGCCGGTTTTACCTCTTTGGAGGTGACTTGGACAATTCCAGATGCCCCCATCGTGCTGCAACAACTGCGTCAAGACTATCCTCACTGCACAATCGGAGCCGCCAGCCTACAAACGCCACCCATGGTGGAGGAGGCGATCGCGGCGGGTGCCCAATTTTTAGTGACCCCCCATACAGCCATAGAGGTGGTGCCCCTTGCCAAGGATGCCAACTGTCCCCTGATTCTGGGTGCATTGACGCCCACGGAAGTTCTCTACGCTTGGCAATCTGGAGCAACGGCAGTGAAGGTTTTTCCAATCTTAGCAGTGGGGGGTGCGAGCTATCTACAGGCCTTGCGACCCTTGTTTGCTGAGATTCCCTTAATCCCCTGTGGAGGCATTGGTTGGGAAGATGTGGTGCCCCTCTGGCGTGCTGGAGCGATCGCCATCGCTATGGGCAGCCAACTGGGTACAGATTTGACGAGACTCAAACAGCAGGTGGCTCGGGCTCATCAGGCGTATCAGGCGCTGGGGCAGGGGTAA